A genomic segment from Limosilactobacillus sp. encodes:
- a CDS encoding LysR family transcriptional regulator: MNVDQLRMFLMVAELGSFQKAAQQGYISQRAVSKQMQRLENEVGTPLFARNKNRIQLTAAGALFQKRCRTILQLINETSSDLHSLATRTAPQLRIGYFSPFDAVLLRAGLQKLSAPVTPLTTEESVEHLIADVLIGNLDCAFIMDDYGFNQQLAQAGLKAAIVDEDQMLIGAHKDLFPTDQVTPELISHHPVIYYSNEESNYLQRAFVQSLGKLGRSISIHRAFSYEQMQMQVSLGQALSFYPANLISYLANPSEPIRYLPIAGANTQRFTFKLIYLPTNQSPGLKEFVQAAQMVMPAKEGQ, encoded by the coding sequence ATGAACGTTGATCAACTGCGAATGTTTCTAATGGTTGCCGAACTGGGCAGCTTTCAAAAGGCGGCCCAGCAGGGTTATATCTCCCAACGGGCGGTTTCCAAGCAAATGCAGCGGCTCGAAAATGAAGTTGGGACACCGCTCTTTGCCAGAAACAAAAATCGCATCCAATTGACCGCCGCGGGGGCGCTCTTTCAAAAGCGGTGTCGAACGATTCTCCAGCTGATTAACGAGACCAGCTCCGACCTCCACTCCCTCGCCACCAGGACGGCTCCCCAGCTGCGCATCGGCTATTTTTCGCCCTTTGATGCCGTCCTGTTGCGGGCCGGGCTCCAGAAATTATCTGCGCCCGTGACACCGCTGACGACGGAGGAAAGCGTTGAGCACCTGATTGCCGACGTCTTGATCGGCAACCTCGACTGCGCCTTCATCATGGACGACTACGGCTTCAACCAGCAGCTTGCCCAGGCTGGATTAAAAGCCGCAATCGTGGACGAGGACCAGATGCTCATCGGCGCACACAAAGACCTGTTTCCCACGGACCAGGTCACCCCTGAACTGATCAGCCACCATCCCGTGATCTACTACAGTAACGAGGAGTCCAATTATCTCCAGCGGGCGTTTGTCCAGAGCCTGGGCAAGCTCGGACGATCGATCAGCATTCACCGCGCTTTCTCCTACGAGCAAATGCAGATGCAGGTTAGCCTGGGGCAGGCACTGTCCTTTTACCCCGCCAACCTGATTTCGTACCTGGCCAATCCCAGCGAACCAATTCGCTACCTGCCGATCGCCGGTGCGAATACTCAGCGCTTTACTTTCAAGCTGATCTACCTGCCAACCAACCAGTCGCCCGGATTGAAG